A region of the Alphaproteobacteria bacterium genome:
GAAGGAGGAGGGCGAAAAGCGGGTCAGCGAGGCGACGAAGCAACTGCTGACGCAGTTCGAAACGCTGTCGCGGACCGTGTCCTCCTTGCATGATCAGGTCGGCCAGAGCCGTGAGACCGTCAATCTGATTGAACGGGCCCTGTCGAATCCGAGCAGCGCCGGCTATGCCGCCGAAACCGTGCTGGAAAACACGCTGAAATCCTTTGGCCTGATAGCCGGTCGGGATTATGTCCTGCAATACACAGTCGATTCCGGCGAAGGCGGTCGGCTGCGCCCGGACGCGCTGGTTTTCCTGCCGGGCGATACGGTACTGGTGGTGGACAGCAAGGCCTCGAAACACCTTCTGGATCTCGCGCGCGCCGAGGATGAAATGTCCGAATCGGCGGCGAACGTCCGCCTGGCCGCCAGCATGAACCAGCACCTGCGCGATCTGGCGGGACGACAGTATCGCGCCGCGATCCAGGCGGATTACAAGGCCGCCGGTCATGGGCGAGAGGCAAGGCAGTTGATCAGCATCATGTGGCTGCCCAATGACGGCGCAGTGGAGAAAGTGCAGCGGGCGGACCCCGATTTCCAGCGCAAGGCGTCGCAGCAGAACATTTACGTGGCCGGTCCGAACAGTCTCTGGACCGCGATGGGGGTCGCGGGCCTGCACATCAACCTGGGCCGGCAGGCGGAAAACCGCGACCGGATCGTCGAAACCGTCCACGAGTTGATCGAAAGCGTGACGGTTATGCTCACTCATGTCGGCGGGGTGGGGCGCGGGTTGAAGTCGGCGGCGACCGCCTATGGAAAACTGTCCGGGTCGATCAATTCGCGCGTTCTGCCCCGCGCCCGGAAGCTGATCGATCAGGGGATCGAGGCGCCATCGAAGGGATTGCCGAAGGCGCTGCCCGGTTTTCAGGTAGTGGAGACAGACTCACCGGATGCCATCGATACCGATTCGAATGTTGTCGATTCCCGGAGGGAGCTGCCGCCACCCGCCGCCGATCAGGTTAGAACTTAACCCGGACCCGGTAGGCCAGTTCCGCCTTGCCGCCGGCCGGGACGGTCACATCCCAGGACGCTTCGCCGGCCGACTTCTTGCTGTGGGGCTGCGATTCGGCAAGCATCGTCCAGTCGCCGGGGATACGCTCGATGACCGACACCGAAACGTCCGTGGCTTTGGCGTTGCGCAGCGTGATCGCATGCGCGGTTTCGGAAACCCCGCGCGGCAGGCCGTCGCGGCGGAAGTCGGTCTGCCGCCTCTCGCTGACGATATCCACGGCCTTGCCAACCGTGACAAATAACTTTTCGTCCGGTGCGGTATAGGAGACCGCGTCCTCGCCGACCAGGATCGGACCGCCCGAATCGCTGGCGTAAAACCGCATCGTACCTGCCGGCAGCCCCCTGCCCAGCCCGTCCGCGGCCTCATTCGTGAAGCGGAACCGGATCGACGGGTTGTCGACAGTTTCCCCGGATAGCTGCTGTCCGTAATGCGCCCCGTTGCTGACCAGCCGATATTCCTTCGCCACCGGGACCCGGGTCGCGGACAACAGTGAAAGCTGACGGGTTTCATTACCGCCGACGGAAATCATGCGGTTGAAATCGAAAACATGCAGGTCTGACACGACCGACTGGGCCGGCGCGTCCGCGGCGACCATGGCCTGTACCGTCATTTCCTTGGCGCGCGGGTCAAGCCCGCTGCTTTCGCGGTTTATCGATCCGGATACGAGGCGCAGCTTCGCATTGTCGAACGGGACACCGGAATCATTGGTCAGACTGACCCAACCTGCCAGTTGGATGGCCGTTTCTTCGGCATTGAGTTCGGCGACATAATCCGCCCGCCAGTTCAGCCCGCCCGTCAGGTATCGCAACACGAGTTGGCCGGACGCCGCCTCGCCGCCGCCCGCGAGATCCAGCACCAGCGTCGGCGCCGCGCGCAGCCCGGGCGGCAGGGCGCCAAAGGCGATCCGGTCCGTGCTGACGGTCCGGATGCCGCCGTCAATCCGAACCAGTGCTTCACGGCCATTGGCCCGCAGCACCTCTGCGGGGACAAGCGTTTCCGCGCCGGTTGCGGGGTTTGTCCGGATAACCTCGACCGTTTTGCCGACCGAGGCGGCGAGAATCGCTTCCGGCGACAGAACCCCTGTTTCGAATACCTGGCCGGTGACGCGCAGGCTGTCCGCCGGGGTCCCCGTGGCCAGAACGGTCTGCGGCATGATCGCGGGGGGCACATCGACGACCGCCAGGCGCTCCGTTTCCCGTCGCAGGGTAAGGCGTCGTTCCTCGCTGACCAGCGTCAGGTTCCCCTGATAGACTGTCAATGACAGGGCGGTTCGGTCATTCGCCGTGGTGGCCTGCTCCTCCGCCCGTAAATCGGCGACGGCAAGGGGCAGTATCAGAAGCAGGGCTGCAAGCGGTCTGTAAGCCAATGATTTTCTCCTCTGTCGGCGGGATGGCGGGGCGATATTCTTTGATATAGCCCGATCAAGGCGGTTAGACGCCCCGATTGCGGCGGATTGGTGACGTCATAGCGGGCGGCGGGCCCGTAATGCGGCGGTCAGCGTGCCGTCGTCCAGGTAATCCAGTTCGCCGCCGACCGGCACGCCATGCGCCAGTCGCGTCACCGCCACGCCGCTATGCGCCAGCCGGTCGGTCAGGTAATGCGCGGTCGTCTGGCCATCGACGGTGAGGTTGGTGGCGAGGATGACTTCGCTGAACGCGCCCGCGTCGGCGCGGGCGATGAGCCCCCCGATGTTCAGGTCTTCCGGCCCGATGCCGTCCAGCGCGGAAAGCCGGCCGCCGAGAACGTGATACCGGCCGGAATACGTGCCGGTCCGTTCCAGCGCCCACAGGTCCGCCACGTCTTCCACGACGCAGATGATCGTGGCGTCTCGTTCCGGGTCGGCGCAGACGGCGCAGGGGTCGATGGTATCGATATTGCCGCAGGTGCCGCAGGTGCGGATGGCGGCGGCGGCCTCGCCCAGCGCCCGCGCCAGCGGCGCCATCAGCGTTTCGGGTTTCCGGATCAGATGCAGCGCCGCACGGCGCGCGGAACGCGGGCCCAGACCGGGCAGCCGCGACAGCAATTGAATCAGATGTTCGACTTCGCGCATGAATGCGTCAGGCGGCGCGGCGCTAGAACGGCAGCTTGAAGCCGGGCGGAAGCTCAAGTCCGCCCATCGCTTTGGACGATTCTTCCTTCATATGCGCATCCACCTTCGTGCGGGCATCGTTATGGGCGGCGACTACCAGGTCTTCCAGGACTTCGGCATCCGCCGGGTCGATCAGCGACGGATCGATCCTGATCCCGCGCATTTCGCCCTTGCCGTTAAGGGTGACGACAACCATGCCCGCCGCGGACTGGCCGGTAATTTCCACGTCGGCGAGTCGCTGTTGCATCTCCGCCATCCTGGTCTGCATTTCCTGCGCCTGTTTCATCAACTGGCCAAGATTTTTCATAATTGTTTCTTCTCCATGTTTTCCGCCGGTCTTCTGCCGGGCCGGTCAACGACCTTGATGACGCGGGCGCCGGGGAAGGCTTCCTTGACGGCAGTGACCAGGGGATTGCTGTTGGCTTCGGCAAACCGGGCCGCTTCCGCCGCGTCCCGCTGCTCGGACAACGTGGGGGCGCCTTCCGCATCTGAAATGCTGACGATCCACCGTTCGCCGGTCCAGTCCGACAGGAAGTGTCCCATGCGGTTGGCGAGATCCTTTGGCGCATGCGGTCCGGGCCGGAATTCGATGCGTCCCGGCGAAAAATGGACCAGGTGTACGTCCTGGCGCAGATGCGCGGTCAGGATGCCTTCGCGCTTTTCATCGAACAGGCTGACGACCTCGTCATAACTTTGCGGGCTCAGAACGCCGGGTATCTCGACCGGCATGTCGTCGGGGTCGAAATCGGCCGACGGGCCGATATCGTCATAGGAATCGATATCCGGCATCGGCGGTTCGTCCGGATACTGTTCGGGACGGGGGTCACGCGCCGCCACGGCGCGGCCGCCGCCGGATTCGGACCCTGCCGCGACTGTCATTTGCGGGGCGGCGGGCGCGATTGCCGGTTCATGCCGCGGCCGGGCGGCCGTGGTTGCCGCCGGCGCGGGTTGCGGTGCGGCGACGGACGGCGCGGCGGTGGCCTCCGATCCGTCTTTCAGGGTTTTCAATAATTCGGCCGGCGGCGGCATGTCGGCTGCATGGGTCATGCGGATCAGCACCATTTCCGCCGCCGACAGGGGCGACGGGGCGATCTGCGTTTCGCCAAGCCCCTTCAGCAGCATCTGCCAGCATCGCGTCAGGACCGGCATGGTCAGCGCCCTGGACATTTGCGCGCCCTTGCTGCGCTCCTCCTCGGGAACGCCCGGTTCCTCCGCCAGCGCCGGGGCGATCTTGACCCGGGTCAGCCAATGGGTCAGTTCCAGCAGGTCTTCCAGGATGACAATCGGGTCGGCGCCGTTGCGGTACATTTCCTGGAACCGGTCCAGCGCGGCGGGGGTGTCGCCGGACATCAGCGTATCGAACAGGTCGAAAACGGCGCTGCGATCGGCAAGGCCCAGCATGTCGCGGATCTGCGCCGCCGTGACCGTATCGGCCGAGAGGGCTATGGCCTGATCCAGCAGCGACAGCCCGTCGCGGACCGATCCGTCGGCGGCGCGGGCAATGATATCGACGGCGGCGTCTTCGATCTGCACGCCTTCCTTTTCGGCGATGGAGCGGAAATGCGGCGCCAGCAGTTCCCGTTCCACCCGGCGCAGGTCGAACCGCTGGCATCGCGACAGCACGGTGACCGGAACCTTGCGTATTTCGGTCGTCGCAAAAACGAAGATGACATGTTCCGGCGGTTCTTCCAGCGTCTTCAGCAACCCGTTGAAGGCCTGCCGCGACAGCATGTGGACTTCGTCGATGATATAGACCTTGTAGCGCGCGGAAACCGGCTTGTAGCGGACGCCTTCGATCAGGTCGCGGATATCGTCGATGCCGGTGCGGCTGGCCGCGTCCATTTCAATAACATCGACATGCCGGTCCTCGGCAATGGCCATGCAATTGTTGCAGGCACCGCAGGGCGCAATGGTGGGGCCGCCCGCGCCGTCGGGCCCGACGCAGTTCAGGGCGCGGGCGATGATCCTGGCGGTCGTGGTTTTGCCAACGCCACGCACCCCGGTCAGGATGAAGGCATGGGCGATGCGGCCGGAGGAAATGGCATTCGACAGCGTGCGAACCAGCGCTTCCTGGCCAATCAACTCGTCGAATCCGCGCGGCCGGTATTTACGTGCGAGAACGCGGTACGCGCCGGGTTGGGGGCTGTCGGTCATATCCTCAGAAAATGCCTGTCACCGCGCAAGGGAAATAAAAGTGGAAGACTGGACGCGCAACCCGGATCGAACTCGTTACGGCTGCTTCCTTCCGGACCTGACCGGTTTGGCGAGGGATCCGTCCACGCGCCAGCCTTCCGTAGACACTATATCAGGACTCAACCCCACCCGGGCAAGAGGAGTCGTCCGCGGCGCGGATCATTTGCGCCGCCTGTAAAAGCGTGGCACTGTCAGGTCCATGAAATCGCCTAATTTTTACGCGTCCGGCGGCATGGATCGCGCGGCGCATCTTCGCGCCAACGAAGCCTGGATCGCCGAACAGCTCGCCAGTCGGGAAACCCGCATCGTACCGTTATGGCGCACCCAGAATTTCCTGCGGCACGGCCCGTCGCCGGAAGTCGCCGTCCTTGAATCGAGCCGTGGCCTGCTGATGGGCGCCCAGATGGTGGTCTTTCTTGGCCTGATCGACGGGCGGCCGCATTTCGCCGCCGATTTTTCGGGATATGACGACCCGCCACTGGCGGAGCATGGCCATTTCCGCGATATGCGCGGGGTCGGCCAGTTGCTGCCGCATCGGGAAGGGGCGCTGCTGGTCTATGCCCGTGCCGCCATTCAGTGGCATGCGCGGCACCGGTTCTGCGGCATTTGCGGCAGTCCGACGGAAAGCAGGCAATCGGGACATATCCGGCAATGCACGGATCCGGAATGCGCCACGCAGTTTTTTCCGCGCCTCGACCCCGCGGTCATCATGCTGATCCACGACGGCGGCGACAGACTGATTCTGGGCCGGCAGCGCAACTGGGCGCGGGGACAGCATTCCGTTCTTGCCGGTTTTGTCGAATCGGGCGAATCGCTGGAAGACGCAGTCGCCCGGGAAGTCTTCGAGGAAGCCGGCGTGCGGATTACGGATATTCAGTATCATTCGTCGCAGCCCTGGCCGTTCCCGTCGTCCATCATGCTGGGCTTTTCGGCGCGGGCGACGGATCTGACGCTGAACGTGGACCGGGAAGAACTGGAAGACGCTGCCTGGTTTACCCGCGATCAGCTGTTGAGTTCGCCCGAAAACGACAGCTTTCGCCTGCCGCGGAAGGATTCGATTTCGCGCCGCCTGATCGAGGACTGGATGCGCGGCGAAATCTGACCGATCAGCGTTTCGCGTAGCGCTGCGGATTTGCCGGATAGACGCCCAGCACCTTCACCTGGCGGCTGAAAAAGCCCAGTTCCTCCAGCGCCAGCCGGACCGAGGTATCGCTCGGGTGGCCTTCGATATCGGCATAGAACTGCGTTGCGGTGAATTCCCCGTTGATCATGTAGGATTCCAGCTTCGTCATGTTCACGCCGTTGGTCGCGAAACCGCCCATTGCCTTGTACAGCGCGGCCGGCACGTTGCGGACCTGAAAAACGAAGGACGTGATGATGGGTCCGGATTCCGGGTCCGGATCGATCGGTTCGTTCGACATGATGATGAACCGGGTCGTGTTGTTGGCGTAGTCTTCCATGTCGCGGCGCAGGATATCGAGCCCGTAAATTTCCGCTGCGAGATGGGATGACAGCGCGCCCTGCCTTGGGTCGGGATTTTCGGACAGGTCCTTTGCCGCCCCCGCGTTGTCCGCGTGTGTCATCGGCTTCAGGCCCAGTTTCCGCAGCGTTTCACGGCATTGCGACAGCGATTGATGATGGCTGTATACATATTCAAGGCTTTCGATCTTCACGCCCGGATTGGCCAGCAGCAGGTAATTCACCGGCTGGAAATGTTCGGCGATGATGTGCAGCCTTGAATCCGGCAACAGGTGATGGATATCGGCGACTCGCCCCGCTGTCGAATTTTCAATCGGGATCATTGCCAGCCGGGCTTCGCCATCGCGAACGGCGGCGAAAACGTCCTCGAAGGACGGACAGGGCAGCGGCGTCATGTCAGGGTACACGGCGCGGCAGGCCATGTCCGAATTCGCCCCGGGCTGGCCCTGATAGGCGATAGTATTGTTCGATGCGGCTGCCATGTTTTTTTCTGTTCCGTTGCGATGCGAATCAGGGCGCGAGTACCTGCCGCGCCCTGTCGAGATCGGCGGGAGTATCGACACCGAGCGGAACAGTGTCAACGAGCGCCAGGTCTATCCGCATGCCCGCTTCCAGCGCGCGAAGCTGCTCCAGTCGCTCCCGCTGTTCCAGGATACCGGTGGGCAGCGCCACGAATCGTTCCAGCGCCGCGCGGCGATATGCGTACAGCCCGATATGGTGATACAGCGGCCCGTCGCCCCACGGTGCGGTGGCCCGGCTGAAATAGAGGGCGCGACCCGTTGTCGCATCCGGTGCGACGGCGGCGATCGCCTTCACGATATTCGGGTTGGTTTTTTCGGCTTCGACGACGATTTCGACGCCCAGCGTCGCGATGTCCACGCTGCTGTTTTGCAGGGGTGCGAAGACGGCGCGGACCGCGTCGGCGGCAATGGTCGGCAGGTCGCCCTGGATATTGACAACGGCATCGTATCTGCCGTCCGGGTCACAGGTTTGCAGGGCCTCGTGAATGCGGTCCGATCCGGAAGGATGGCCGGGATCGGTCAA
Encoded here:
- a CDS encoding DNA polymerase III subunit gamma/tau; translated protein: MTDSPQPGAYRVLARKYRPRGFDELIGQEALVRTLSNAISSGRIAHAFILTGVRGVGKTTTARIIARALNCVGPDGAGGPTIAPCGACNNCMAIAEDRHVDVIEMDAASRTGIDDIRDLIEGVRYKPVSARYKVYIIDEVHMLSRQAFNGLLKTLEEPPEHVIFVFATTEIRKVPVTVLSRCQRFDLRRVERELLAPHFRSIAEKEGVQIEDAAVDIIARAADGSVRDGLSLLDQAIALSADTVTAAQIRDMLGLADRSAVFDLFDTLMSGDTPAALDRFQEMYRNGADPIVILEDLLELTHWLTRVKIAPALAEEPGVPEEERSKGAQMSRALTMPVLTRCWQMLLKGLGETQIAPSPLSAAEMVLIRMTHAADMPPPAELLKTLKDGSEATAAPSVAAPQPAPAATTAARPRHEPAIAPAAPQMTVAAGSESGGGRAVAARDPRPEQYPDEPPMPDIDSYDDIGPSADFDPDDMPVEIPGVLSPQSYDEVVSLFDEKREGILTAHLRQDVHLVHFSPGRIEFRPGPHAPKDLANRMGHFLSDWTGERWIVSISDAEGAPTLSEQRDAAEAARFAEANSNPLVTAVKEAFPGARVIKVVDRPGRRPAENMEKKQL
- a CDS encoding YbaB/EbfC family nucleoid-associated protein translates to MKNLGQLMKQAQEMQTRMAEMQQRLADVEITGQSAAGMVVVTLNGKGEMRGIRIDPSLIDPADAEVLEDLVVAAHNDARTKVDAHMKEESSKAMGGLELPPGFKLPF
- a CDS encoding DNA recombination protein RmuC, whose amino-acid sequence is MDPLILVLGAALAIAVILGAMRVRGLDRQLAVVHADLAAERDRNRIANDAVNDHMRRTTEAETRLALAESQLTDSLTRQAKQAAELETAKQARAAAEQATALAQQQTEAIRASMTDWEKTKEEALAAARSAMLKTAADMSSKLLEDHKRESKTAKEEGEKRVSEATKQLLTQFETLSRTVSSLHDQVGQSRETVNLIERALSNPSSAGYAAETVLENTLKSFGLIAGRDYVLQYTVDSGEGGRLRPDALVFLPGDTVLVVDSKASKHLLDLARAEDEMSESAANVRLAASMNQHLRDLAGRQYRAAIQADYKAAGHGREARQLISIMWLPNDGAVEKVQRADPDFQRKASQQNIYVAGPNSLWTAMGVAGLHINLGRQAENRDRIVETVHELIESVTVMLTHVGGVGRGLKSAATAYGKLSGSINSRVLPRARKLIDQGIEAPSKGLPKALPGFQVVETDSPDAIDTDSNVVDSRRELPPPAADQVRT
- the nudC gene encoding NAD(+) diphosphatase, giving the protein MKSPNFYASGGMDRAAHLRANEAWIAEQLASRETRIVPLWRTQNFLRHGPSPEVAVLESSRGLLMGAQMVVFLGLIDGRPHFAADFSGYDDPPLAEHGHFRDMRGVGQLLPHREGALLVYARAAIQWHARHRFCGICGSPTESRQSGHIRQCTDPECATQFFPRLDPAVIMLIHDGGDRLILGRQRNWARGQHSVLAGFVESGESLEDAVAREVFEEAGVRITDIQYHSSQPWPFPSSIMLGFSARATDLTLNVDREELEDAAWFTRDQLLSSPENDSFRLPRKDSISRRLIEDWMRGEI
- a CDS encoding DUF4139 domain-containing protein, translated to MAYRPLAALLLILPLAVADLRAEEQATTANDRTALSLTVYQGNLTLVSEERRLTLRRETERLAVVDVPPAIMPQTVLATGTPADSLRVTGQVFETGVLSPEAILAASVGKTVEVIRTNPATGAETLVPAEVLRANGREALVRIDGGIRTVSTDRIAFGALPPGLRAAPTLVLDLAGGGEAASGQLVLRYLTGGLNWRADYVAELNAEETAIQLAGWVSLTNDSGVPFDNAKLRLVSGSINRESSGLDPRAKEMTVQAMVAADAPAQSVVSDLHVFDFNRMISVGGNETRQLSLLSATRVPVAKEYRLVSNGAHYGQQLSGETVDNPSIRFRFTNEAADGLGRGLPAGTMRFYASDSGGPILVGEDAVSYTAPDEKLFVTVGKAVDIVSERRQTDFRRDGLPRGVSETAHAITLRNAKATDVSVSVIERIPGDWTMLAESQPHSKKSAGEASWDVTVPAGGKAELAYRVRVKF
- the recR gene encoding recombination mediator RecR → MREVEHLIQLLSRLPGLGPRSARRAALHLIRKPETLMAPLARALGEAAAAIRTCGTCGNIDTIDPCAVCADPERDATIICVVEDVADLWALERTGTYSGRYHVLGGRLSALDGIGPEDLNIGGLIARADAGAFSEVILATNLTVDGQTTAHYLTDRLAHSGVAVTRLAHGVPVGGELDYLDDGTLTAALRARRPL
- a CDS encoding 3-deoxy-manno-octulosonate cytidylyltransferase, which produces MSLPKNPIVIIPARLASTRLPDKPLADIHGDTMIVHVWRRAMEADIGPVIVAAAEAKIVESVLAAGGKAVLTDPGHPSGSDRIHEALQTCDPDGRYDAVVNIQGDLPTIAADAVRAVFAPLQNSSVDIATLGVEIVVEAEKTNPNIVKAIAAVAPDATTGRALYFSRATAPWGDGPLYHHIGLYAYRRAALERFVALPTGILEQRERLEQLRALEAGMRIDLALVDTVPLGVDTPADLDRARQVLAP
- a CDS encoding prephenate dehydratase, yielding MAAASNNTIAYQGQPGANSDMACRAVYPDMTPLPCPSFEDVFAAVRDGEARLAMIPIENSTAGRVADIHHLLPDSRLHIIAEHFQPVNYLLLANPGVKIESLEYVYSHHQSLSQCRETLRKLGLKPMTHADNAGAAKDLSENPDPRQGALSSHLAAEIYGLDILRRDMEDYANNTTRFIIMSNEPIDPDPESGPIITSFVFQVRNVPAALYKAMGGFATNGVNMTKLESYMINGEFTATQFYADIEGHPSDTSVRLALEELGFFSRQVKVLGVYPANPQRYAKR